A portion of the Carya illinoinensis cultivar Pawnee chromosome 11, C.illinoinensisPawnee_v1, whole genome shotgun sequence genome contains these proteins:
- the LOC122282495 gene encoding protein FAR1-RELATED SEQUENCE 5-like — MVFKSEEELLSYYKRYGQQSGFGIMTQRSHRFEDGSIKYVTLGCARGGKARNRTTNVARPRPTSKTECKAQINVMFKKGVLKVSSVNNSHNHGLSPQMSRFFRCNREVSESVKRVLDINDQAGIRMNKSFASLVQEACGFEKLPFTEKDCRNYIDKARHLRLGKGGAGALSEYFTRMQYKNDGFFSLMDMDDEGRLRNVFWADARSRAAYKYFGDVVTFDTTYLTNRYGIPFAPFVGVNHHGQSILLGAGLISSEDTVTFTWLFQTWLTCMNGEAPKTIITDQDRAMKNVISLVFPNSRHRFCLWHILKKLSEKLGSHGAYKTGLKSQLLNCVYDSDTIEEFEGSWEVLITKYNLQENAWLKSLYAERMYWAPVFMKQVFWAGMSTTQRSESMNTFFDGYVHAKTNLKEFVDQFDNALRKKIESESEADFQSFNVTIPVVSPSPLEKIFQGIYTCNKFREVQKEVIGMLATLPTLHRKDGVIATYHVEDEVDVEDFIKEVTHTVYFNEAECEVKCSCALFEMRGILCRHVLGIMRVNKVRSVPEKYILDRWRKDIKRTYTLIRSSYDLVDQRPEVSRYSCIIKKCYEVATNASSCDEHTEDMLDKLDAMNFGYRKHTTLSKVVTTDADTMTAVSSKKVLTPNVVKGKGRPPSLRKKSMIEKVKHTTKKASQKGKCKQPHGIQGVDVGMCRNLFGQADVGTTQNVPVQPSQYTTEVLDFSATELGFAVNETQESMQIGLDGTQPEFMHETQPSQ; from the exons ATGGTGTTTAAATCTGAAGAGGAGTTACTTTCTTACTATAAACGATATGGGCAACAATCCGGTTTTGGGATTATGACACAAAGGAGTCATAGGTTTGAGGATGGGAGcattaaatatgtcacattgGGTTGTGCTCGTGGTGGGAAGGCACGAAACCGTACGACAAATGTCGCGAGGCCGCGTCCGACATCAAAGACAGAATGTAAGGCACAGATAAATGTGATGTTTAAAAAAGGGGTGTTGAAGGTGTCGAGTGTTAACAATTCCCATAATCACGGCCTAAGTCCACAAATGTCAAGGTTTTTTCGTtgtaatagagaagtgagcGAGTCTGTTAAAAGAGTGCTAGATATAAATGATCAGGCTGGGATCagaatgaacaagagttttgCCTCTCTTGTACAAGAAGCGTGTGGGTTTGAGAAGTTGCCATTCACTGAAAAAGACTGTCGTAACTATATTGACAAGGCACGCCACCTTCGACTTGGAAAAGGTGGCGCTGGAGCCCTCAGTGAGTACTTTACTCGGATGCAATATAAGAATGACGGGTTCTTTTCACTAATGGATATGGATGATGAAGGGCGGCTGAGGAATGTATTCTGGGCGGATGCACGAAGTAGGGCGGCGtacaaatattttggagatgtcgTCACATTCGACACGACATATTTGACAAACAGATATGGGATACCGTTTGCAccgtttgttggtgtaaaccaccatggccaGTCAATTCTATTGGGGGCTGGATTAATTTCTAGTGAGGATACAGTAACGTTTACATGGTTATTTCAGACTTGGTTGACTTGTATGAATGGTGAAGCTCCCAAGACTATTATCACAGATCAAGATAGAGCCATGAAAAATGTCATTAGTCTCGTTTTTCCAAACAGCCGACACAGATTTtgcttatggcacatcttgaaaaAATTGTCAGAGAAGCTAGGTTCACATGGTGCATACAAAACTggtttgaaaagccagttgctAAATTGTGTGTATGACTCTGACACAATAGAAGAGTTTGAGGGCTCTTGGGAAGTGTTGATTACAAAGTACAACTTGCAGGAGAATGCTTGGTTGAAGAGTTTATATGCTGAGCGTATGTATTGGGCACCGGTGTTCATGAAACAAGttttttgggctggaatgagtacaacccagcgaagcgagagcatgaatACTTTCTTTGACGGGTATGTTCATGCTAAGacaaacttaaaagagtttgtCGATCAGTTCGATAATgcattgaggaagaagattgagaGTGAAAGTGAGGCAGACTTCCAATCATTCAACGTCACAATTCCCGTCGTCTCTCCCTCTCCacttgagaagatttttcaGGGGATATACACTTGCaataaatttagagaagttcaGAAAGAAGTAATAGGGATGCTTGCAACTCTTCCTACTCTACACCGGAAGGATGGTGTAATTGCGACGTAccatgtagaagatgaagtggaTGTTGAGGATTTCATCAAGGAGGTGACCCACACAGTGTACTTTAATGAGGCCgaatgtgaagtgaagtgttcatgtgccttgtttgagatgagagggatactGTGTAGACATGTGTTAGGCATTATGAGAGTTAACAAAGTCCGTTCGGTTCCTGAAAAGTACATACTAGATCGATGGCGGAAAGACATCAAAAGGACATACACTCTTATACGAAGTAGTTATGACTTAGTTGATCAGAGGCCTGAAGTTAGCAGATATTCATGTATCATCAAGAAATGCTATGAAGTAGCCACAAATGCATCTTCATGTGATGAGCACACTGAGGATATGTTAGATAAGTTAGATGCGATGAACTTCGGCTACCGCAAGCACACGACGCTCTCGAAGGTTGTAACTACTGATGCCGACACAATGACAGCTGTGAGTTCTAAGAAAGTATTGACTCCTAATGTAGTCAAAGGAAAAGGTAGACCGCCATCTCttagaaaaaaatcaatgattgAGAAAGTGAAACACACGACGAAGAAGGCTAGTCAAAAAGGAAAGTGTAAACAG CCGCATGGAATACAAGGCGTGGATGTTGGAATgtgcaggaatttatttggACAAGCAGATGTTGGAACAACACAAAATGTTCCAGTTCAG CCGTCACAATACACTACCGAAGTGTTGGACTTTAGTGCAACCGAATTAGGCTTTGCAGTGAATgagactcaagaaagt ATGCAAATTGGGTTAGATGGAACCCAGCCGGAATTCATGCATGAGACACAACCGTCACAATAA